ACCCCGCCGACATCGCCACTTTGTTTCGGGATCTGGAAACAGAAGAGTCTCTTTATCTGTTCCGCCTTCTTTCTTCCGAAGAACAATCTTATACTTTGATCAAAATGGAAGACGAAGACTTGCAAAAGTTTTTGGAAGAACTTTCCATTGAGGAAATTTCCAAGACCATCCAGTTCAATGAGACGGATGAAACCACTTATCTTCTTTCTTACCTAACACCCGAAAAACGAGATCAAGTGTTGTCACGATTGAACAAATCGGACTCCTTTGAAATCAGATCCCAGTTGGGATTTAGAGAATCCAGCGCCGGAAGACTAATGTCCAAGGACTTCGCTACTGCAAAGTTAGGTGACAATGTCAGGAAGGGGATCATCAATCTAAGAAAAAAAGCGAAAGAAATCGAAGATATTTATCAAATTTATATTACCGACGAAGACGGAGTATTAAAAGGATTTATTCCTCTCAAGACGTTATTTCTTACACCGATCAATACAAAGATCGCAAAGATAACCAATTATTCGGTTTACTCTTTTCATTATGATACGGATCAGGAAGAGGTAGCCAATTCCTTTAAGAAATACGATCTTGTCAGCGCCGCCGTAGTCGACGACCTGGGAAGAATCATCGGCCGGATCACTTTGGATGATGTACTTGAAATTGTCGAGGAAGAAGCTTCCGAAGATATTTTGAGAATGGCCGGGGTTTCGGAAGACGAAAGACTCGCCACTCCGATTTTACAATCCGTAAAAAGAAGAATCATCTGGCTCAATGTGAATTTACTCACTGCATTTATTTCCTCCACCGTGGTTGCTTATTTTGAGGATACCATTGCAAGAATCGTAGTACTTGCAACGCTAATGCCGATTGTAGCTGGACTCGGAGGAAACGCGGGTACACAATCGGTAACTGTTGTTATCCGGAATATCGCCACAGGAGATCTGACATTTTCCAATTGGTGGGATGCGGTCAATAAGGAAGTGATCATCGGTTGCATCAACGGACTTGTTCTGGGAACGATTACGGGTGTGATGATTTATCTGGTGAAGGGGAATATGGTTTTAGGTTTTGTAGTAGGGTCTGCAATGCTTGTAAATATGTTAGTCGCCTCACTCATAGGATCATTGGTTCCTATTTTACTGAAAGCAGTTAGAATCGATCCGGCCATTGCGTCTTCCATCTTTGTGACGGCTTCGACGGATGTATGCGGATTTTTCTTCTTTTTGGGCCTTGCCACGCTACTTGCCAAATATCTTGTATAATATTCTTTCTGTAAAATTCTTGCCACTCACTCCAGGGTGGGCAAACATTCTAAAATAATGAATTCTCGTTTTTTGTTCTGCGTACTTCTTCTAGTTTGCTCTTTCTCATTTTTTCTTTGTAAAACTACAACTAATTCTGAAAATGCGAACTCAAATCCCGTTATCATTCCGGTGGGTGATATACTTCCTCCTCCCGGTGGAGAAGGAGAAGTGATTCTCAATGAAAGAGGGGAAGCGGTTCCCAATTCAACCTCGGAGCTTCCTTTTTTCCAAAAGAAATCGGAAATGCCGAATGAACTTTTCCGAGTGTATCTGGCGTCAGACAGTTACCAAGTCCGCCAAATCCGGTCTACGGACAAAATCCAAAGGAAACCCGATCCCGGCGGAGATGAGCTTGCAAAAGAAGAACTAAAAAAATTCGATCTGATCAGTTTTGTAGACGATGGTTATGTATCCATCGGTCTCAATACCAATACGGGAAAATTGGAAGCAATTGCATTTGATAGAAGAGTTCCTAGGATCAATGATATAGCCAAGATCATTCAAAACGATGCCTCCCGTTGGAATTACGAACATCTGTCAAAAGACGGTTTGCCTACGGTTACTAAATTTTTAGTAACCTATCAGATTCGTTTGTTTGCCAGCAAATCCAGAGACGAAATTAAACAAATGTTACAGAAAAAGAAATAGGTCCGGTTTTAAAAACTTACCAGCTGAACTTTCCGTTTTTTGCGTAATTGAATTTCATCGTTTCTCCCAGTCCCGGTACTTGCAATCCTGAGCCGCCGTTCAAGTCAAACCCAGCCGTTTTGGATTGAATGGTTTTGTAAAGTCCGGAGCTGATCGTATTCACCGGAAAGGCGGTATTCACTTTTACGATCGATTCCTTTCCGTTATTGATGATTTCTTTCGGAGTTCCGTTCAGAAATTTTTCTCCACCTAACTTCAGATCATAATTCAAATCCTGGAAAAGTAGTTCGGATGCGGCTTTGTTCTGGAAATTCAAATCAAATTCCGTATTGAGTTTTAAATCCAGATTGGAAAGTCCGGCGCTTGCTGCGGACTGGGCCGCTTGGGTTTTGGATTTTCCGGAAAGTAGACCGTCCAAAAAACTGATCGCAGTATTTGCCACCGTAGATGTGTTAGCTGAGGATGTGATTTGGTCTTTTGTAGGAATTAGAATTTTGAAATTTTTAATATCTACGGAAGGAAGGACTGCGGGAATCTCTCTTTGCTTTTGGAAAGGAAAGCTGATTGAATCCTGTCCTACCATCGCAAGCGAGGAAGGTAGAGGAACTTTTAAGTTTCCGTCGATGCCTACGGTAAGAAGCGCTTTGCCGGGAATCTTTTGATAGAGTTTCACTATGTCTTCGTATTTGATTTTGATTTCAAAAGAAAGGTCTTTTGTTTTTTTTGATTCGATGGCCCCGAGGTCGGTGGAGATATGGGAAAGTTTCGTTC
The nucleotide sequence above comes from Leptospira kobayashii. Encoded proteins:
- a CDS encoding LEA type 2 family protein, with the translated sequence MKQLIVCIFTFTIVNCSVLGVLKDKVPKPEFSFESLNIKEITLTDITLNMVTSVENPYPLSLPKSLLEMDLNIEGTKLSHISTDLGAIESKKTKDLSFEIKIKYEDIVKLYQKIPGKALLTVGIDGNLKVPLPSSLAMVGQDSISFPFQKQREIPAVLPSVDIKNFKILIPTKDQITSSANTSTVANTAISFLDGLLSGKSKTQAAQSAASAGLSNLDLKLNTEFDLNFQNKAASELLFQDLNYDLKLGGEKFLNGTPKEIINNGKESIVKVNTAFPVNTISSGLYKTIQSKTAGFDLNGGSGLQVPGLGETMKFNYAKNGKFSW
- the mgtE gene encoding magnesium transporter, with amino-acid sequence MEEEARKETLFRTKIDRESESYNEFLDSLRLEIQNQANSHLKTMLEGAHPADIATLFRDLETEESLYLFRLLSSEEQSYTLIKMEDEDLQKFLEELSIEEISKTIQFNETDETTYLLSYLTPEKRDQVLSRLNKSDSFEIRSQLGFRESSAGRLMSKDFATAKLGDNVRKGIINLRKKAKEIEDIYQIYITDEDGVLKGFIPLKTLFLTPINTKIAKITNYSVYSFHYDTDQEEVANSFKKYDLVSAAVVDDLGRIIGRITLDDVLEIVEEEASEDILRMAGVSEDERLATPILQSVKRRIIWLNVNLLTAFISSTVVAYFEDTIARIVVLATLMPIVAGLGGNAGTQSVTVVIRNIATGDLTFSNWWDAVNKEVIIGCINGLVLGTITGVMIYLVKGNMVLGFVVGSAMLVNMLVASLIGSLVPILLKAVRIDPAIASSIFVTASTDVCGFFFFLGLATLLAKYLV
- a CDS encoding LA_2219 family laminin/E-cadherin/plasminogen-binding protein — protein: MNSRFLFCVLLLVCSFSFFLCKTTTNSENANSNPVIIPVGDILPPPGGEGEVILNERGEAVPNSTSELPFFQKKSEMPNELFRVYLASDSYQVRQIRSTDKIQRKPDPGGDELAKEELKKFDLISFVDDGYVSIGLNTNTGKLEAIAFDRRVPRINDIAKIIQNDASRWNYEHLSKDGLPTVTKFLVTYQIRLFASKSRDEIKQMLQKKK